Genomic DNA from uncultured Erythrobacter sp.:
CTTACGAATTCCGCACGCCTCTGACGACGATTGGCGGCTATGCCGAACTGCTCAAGAGCGGGGCCGCCGGCAATATCGGCGAGCAGGGAGACGAATATGTCGACGCGATCTTGTCATCGGTTGAGCGCCTGACCGAGCAGGTCGAGAACGTGCTCAACCTCTCGCAGAGCGAGGCGGGGCTACTACCGATTAACAAGGAAGAGATCGACCTTCTGTCCTTCCTGACCAAGCTGGTTCGCGAGCGTGAGCAAGCGATCATCGATGCGCGGCTCGGCCTCGATCTCAAAGGCAAACGCGGTCGGAAGGCTCAGGCTGATTCGAGGCAATTGAACCGCGCAGTGGGCGCGCTACTCGACAACGCAATTGCCGGGACGCCGGAAGACGGCAAAATCCTGATCGAGATATTGGCGCCCGAACAAACCGAGCATTGGGGGACGGCATTCGTCATTTCCGACAATGGGCGCGGCATGAGCGCCGAAGAGCTAGAGCGTGCGCTTGACGCGCAGCGCAAGGATGAGGACGGCTCGCTTGAGAAGCGCCAAGGACTGGGCATTCCGCTCGCGCGGCAATTGGTCGAGGCGCATGGCGGCAAGCTCGAACTGACCAGTCAGGAAGGCGTCGGCACTGCCGCGATTATCTATCTGCCGTGACCCGGATCGACTTGCCCGATCTTGAAGCCATGGATCGCTTTGGCGCGGCGATTGCCGAGAAACTCCGCGCAGGAGATGTTGTCGCGCTAACGGGCGGGCTGGGCGCTGGCAAAACGACATTGGCGCGGGCGATCATTGCGGCTCTGGGTTATGCGGGCGAGGTCCCATCGCCGACATTCACGATTATCGAGACATACGATGCGCCGCCGCTTTCTCTGCCCGTCGTCCATGCCGATTTTTATCGGTTGGAAGACCCTGCGGAGCTCCCGGAACTGGGCCTTGACGATTATCGGGACGGCGCGGTGCTGATCGCTGAGTGGCCCGATCATGCGGGCGGATTTGACCACGAGGCCGCTTGCCTCTCGATAACGCTCGAAACTGCGGATCAGGGGCGAGTTGCGATTGCGGAACCGGGCGCGGATTGGGTAGGGCGCGAACCATGAGCGAACTTCCCGATGGCCTGCATGAATTTCTCGCCGATTCCGGATGGAGCGATGCCGCGATTGACCCGATTCCGGGCGATGCCTCGTTCCGGCGATACTTCCGTTTGCACAGGCCGAATTGCGAAGGCGCGATGCTGATGCATGCACCTCCGCCAGAGGAAGATCCTAGACCGTTTCTCCATGTCGCCAAATGGCTCAGCGACCATGGGATGCGCGCGCCTGAAATCATCGCGGCGCGACCTGAGCAGGGTTGGGTCCTGCTGGAGGATTTCGGCAACGATCGGATGCGTGACTGGCTCGACCTTCATCCAGAAGGGGAGCAATCCGCATACGAAGGCGCGATCGACGCGCTTGTCGAGTTACACCGGCGACCTCCAGGTCCCTTCTCCAGTTACGATATGGCGACATATCAACGCGAAGCAGGGTTGCTCACTGAGTGGTATTG
This window encodes:
- the tsaE gene encoding tRNA (adenosine(37)-N6)-threonylcarbamoyltransferase complex ATPase subunit type 1 TsaE yields the protein MTRIDLPDLEAMDRFGAAIAEKLRAGDVVALTGGLGAGKTTLARAIIAALGYAGEVPSPTFTIIETYDAPPLSLPVVHADFYRLEDPAELPELGLDDYRDGAVLIAEWPDHAGGFDHEAACLSITLETADQGRVAIAEPGADWVGREP